A window from Streptomyces sp. NBC_00299 encodes these proteins:
- a CDS encoding UDP-N-acetylglucosamine--N-acetylmuramyl-(pentapeptide) pyrophosphoryl-undecaprenol N-acetylglucosamine transferase, with protein MRTPHISQARLSVVIGAGGTGGHIYPGLALADALRRAAPDAVISFVGTERGLETRLIPEAGYRLHTVDMIPFDPSLGARRFLLPAALIKSGTQAKAVLRAQGAQVAVGMGGYPSAPVIVGARMAGLPSVIHESNAVPGRANRFAALLTDQITLAFEESRGHLTGSRHADVVGMPIAAGLAALDRTGQRAEARRGLGVPVEGRLLVVNGGSLGAARLTAAATGLAQRWRHRTDVHLLIKTGPAALDETRRQLAVTGGDRVATAVPYLDRMDLAYAAADLAVCRAGSATVAELATTRTPAVLVPYPYAPGDHQTHNARVLTDAGAGLLLPDAETDADRLAALTEPLLSEPSRLAAMSAAAHPGRHAQAADLLAAHVLRLAGRPSRHPILPTTTETEIAR; from the coding sequence ATGAGGACACCGCACATATCCCAGGCCCGGCTGTCGGTGGTGATCGGCGCGGGCGGCACGGGTGGGCACATCTATCCCGGTCTGGCCCTGGCGGACGCGCTGCGGCGAGCCGCGCCCGACGCCGTGATCTCCTTCGTGGGCACCGAGCGCGGGCTGGAGACCCGGCTCATCCCCGAGGCCGGTTACCGCCTCCACACCGTCGACATGATCCCGTTCGATCCGTCGCTCGGCGCCAGACGCTTCCTGCTGCCGGCGGCGCTGATCAAGTCCGGCACCCAGGCCAAGGCGGTGCTGCGCGCGCAGGGCGCGCAGGTCGCGGTCGGCATGGGCGGCTACCCGAGTGCCCCGGTGATCGTCGGGGCGCGGATGGCCGGGCTGCCCAGCGTCATCCACGAATCGAACGCGGTCCCCGGACGTGCCAACCGGTTCGCTGCACTGCTCACCGACCAGATCACCCTGGCCTTCGAGGAGAGCCGGGGGCACCTGACCGGCAGTCGGCACGCCGACGTCGTCGGCATGCCCATCGCGGCGGGACTGGCCGCGCTGGACCGAACGGGGCAGCGCGCGGAGGCCCGGAGGGGGCTCGGGGTTCCGGTCGAGGGCCGACTGCTGGTGGTCAACGGCGGCAGCCTGGGGGCAGCCCGGCTCACCGCAGCGGCCACCGGCCTCGCCCAGCGCTGGCGGCACCGGACCGACGTACACCTGCTGATCAAGACCGGACCTGCCGCCCTGGACGAGACCCGCCGACAGCTCGCCGTGACCGGTGGCGACCGGGTGGCGACCGCCGTGCCCTATCTCGACCGCATGGACCTGGCGTACGCGGCCGCCGACCTGGCCGTCTGCCGCGCGGGGTCCGCGACCGTCGCCGAGCTCGCGACGACCCGTACACCGGCCGTCCTGGTGCCCTACCCGTACGCGCCGGGCGACCACCAGACCCACAACGCCAGGGTCCTGACCGACGCGGGCGCCGGACTGCTGCTGCCCGACGCCGAAACCGACGCCGACCGCCTGGCCGCCCTCACCGAGCCACTGCTGTCCGAGCCGTCCCGGCTGGCCGCCATGTCCGCCGCCGCGCACCCGGGCCGGCACGCACAGGCGGCCGACCTGCTGGCCGCCCATGTGCTGCGTCTGGCCGGCCGCCCCTCCCGCCACCCCATCCTTCCCACGACGACCGAAACGGAGATCGCCCGATGA
- a CDS encoding GDP-mannose 4,6-dehydratase, whose translation MTTPTPQPTPADFDWTGRTVLVTGAEGFIGSTLVDLLVSRGARVRAFVHYKPYGDKGHLASYLADPHSPVEMLAGDVRDAGRVMDAVEGCDTVFHLAALIGIPYSYDSPGAYVQTNMVGTENVAEACRRHQVRRLVHTSTSEVYGTARTAPISEDHPLQPQSPYSASKIGADMMALSHWHAFELPVTVVRPFNTYGPRQSARAVIPTILSQLHAGARQIKLGSLTPTRDFTYVTDTAHGFLALAACDRALGHSVNLGTGQEISVGDLAKALINASGRDAEIVVDPSRLRPTGSEVHRLLSDNSRAREWAGWEPQVPLEEGLRRTSDWVADNLHLFAADRYQV comes from the coding sequence ATGACCACCCCCACTCCCCAGCCCACGCCCGCCGACTTCGACTGGACCGGACGCACCGTGCTGGTCACCGGCGCCGAGGGTTTCATCGGTTCCACTCTCGTCGATCTCCTCGTCTCCCGAGGTGCCCGCGTCCGCGCCTTCGTCCACTACAAGCCCTACGGCGACAAGGGCCACCTCGCCTCCTATCTCGCCGACCCGCACAGCCCCGTCGAGATGCTCGCCGGCGACGTCCGGGACGCGGGGCGGGTCATGGACGCGGTCGAGGGCTGCGACACCGTCTTCCACCTCGCCGCGCTGATCGGCATCCCCTACAGCTACGACTCCCCCGGCGCCTACGTCCAGACCAACATGGTCGGCACCGAGAACGTGGCCGAGGCCTGCCGCCGGCACCAGGTGCGGCGCCTGGTGCACACCTCCACCAGCGAGGTCTACGGCACCGCACGTACCGCACCGATCAGCGAGGACCACCCGCTCCAGCCGCAGTCCCCCTACTCCGCCTCCAAGATCGGCGCGGACATGATGGCGCTGTCCCACTGGCACGCCTTCGAGCTGCCGGTGACAGTCGTACGCCCCTTCAACACCTACGGCCCCCGGCAGTCCGCCCGTGCGGTGATCCCCACCATCCTGTCCCAACTGCACGCCGGAGCAAGGCAGATCAAGCTCGGCTCACTCACGCCCACCCGCGACTTCACCTACGTCACGGACACCGCCCACGGCTTCCTGGCCCTGGCCGCCTGCGACCGCGCCCTCGGCCACAGCGTCAACCTCGGCACCGGGCAGGAGATCTCCGTCGGAGACCTCGCCAAGGCGCTCATCAACGCCTCCGGCCGCGACGCCGAGATCGTCGTCGACCCGAGCCGACTGCGGCCGACGGGCAGTGAGGTCCATCGGCTGCTGTCCGACAACTCCCGCGCCCGTGAGTGGGCCGGCTGGGAGCCGCAGGTTCCGCTCGAGGAAGGACTGCGGCGCACCTCCGACTGGGTCGCCGACAACCTCCACCTCTTCGCCGCCGACCGCTACCAGGTCTGA
- a CDS encoding DUF5302 domain-containing protein — MTTESPQQEGSEPVEPESPALAPDEEGQYDLKGKFREALARKRARQEEDAATLSASSDASKIRGAHGPAASQRSFRRKSGG; from the coding sequence ATGACTACAGAGTCTCCACAGCAAGAAGGTTCGGAGCCGGTCGAACCCGAGAGCCCTGCCCTGGCGCCCGACGAGGAGGGCCAGTACGACCTGAAGGGCAAGTTCCGGGAGGCCCTGGCGCGCAAGCGTGCCAGGCAGGAGGAGGACGCGGCGACCCTGTCTGCGAGCAGCGACGCGTCGAAGATCCGAGGTGCGCACGGCCCGGCCGCCAGTCAGCGGTCGTTCCGGCGAAAGAGCGGCGGCTGA
- a CDS encoding glycoside hydrolase family 5 protein, with amino-acid sequence MRASPLSLRQGAVAAALGSILLLLLSVIPTGTARAAGTDQRAAAATPVSVNGQLRVCGTKLCNSRGNPIQLRGMSTHGTQWYPHCLTSGSLDALAGDWKADVLRVSTYVQEGGYETNPQHFTNLANSLIQQATDRGMYVIVDWHMLTPGDPNTNLSKARQFFTDIANRNKDKNNVLYEIANEPSGVSWSRIKSYAEQIIPTIRTIDSDAPVLVGTRAWSSFGVSEGANESEVVNNPVRASNIMYTFHFYAYSHRDEYLATLSRAADKLPVFVTEFGTQNYAGEGSNDFAMSQRYLDLMASKKISWTNWNFSDDNRSGAVFKTGTCDRSGPWTGTSPLKPAGVWIRERIMSPDTW; translated from the coding sequence ATGAGGGCATCACCTCTGTCGCTTCGGCAGGGTGCGGTAGCCGCCGCGCTCGGCAGCATCCTCCTGCTCCTCCTCAGCGTCATCCCGACCGGCACCGCCCGAGCGGCCGGCACGGATCAGCGTGCCGCGGCCGCCACGCCGGTCTCCGTCAACGGCCAGCTCAGAGTCTGTGGCACCAAGCTCTGCAACAGCCGCGGGAACCCCATCCAGTTGCGAGGCATGAGCACCCACGGCACCCAGTGGTACCCGCACTGCCTGACCAGCGGTTCGCTCGACGCCCTGGCCGGCGACTGGAAGGCCGACGTCCTGCGCGTCTCGACCTACGTGCAGGAGGGCGGCTACGAGACGAACCCGCAGCACTTCACCAACCTCGCGAACTCCCTGATCCAGCAGGCGACCGACCGCGGCATGTACGTGATCGTCGACTGGCACATGCTCACCCCGGGCGACCCCAACACGAACCTGAGCAAGGCCCGGCAGTTCTTCACCGACATCGCCAACCGCAACAAGGATAAGAACAACGTCCTCTACGAGATCGCCAACGAGCCCAGCGGCGTGAGCTGGTCACGGATCAAGAGCTACGCGGAGCAGATCATCCCGACCATCCGCACCATCGACTCCGACGCTCCCGTGCTGGTCGGAACCCGCGCATGGTCCTCGTTCGGTGTCTCCGAGGGCGCCAACGAGTCGGAAGTGGTGAACAACCCGGTCAGGGCGTCCAACATCATGTACACCTTCCACTTCTACGCGTACTCGCACCGCGACGAGTACCTGGCGACCCTCTCCCGCGCCGCCGACAAGCTCCCGGTGTTCGTCACCGAGTTCGGCACCCAGAACTACGCAGGCGAGGGCAGCAACGACTTCGCCATGTCGCAGCGCTACCTCGACCTCATGGCCTCCAAGAAGATCAGCTGGACGAACTGGAACTTCTCCGACGACAACCGCTCCGGCGCCGTCTTCAAGACCGGGACGTGCGACAGGTCCGGCCCCTGGACCGGCACCTCGCCGCTGAAGCCTGCCGGAGTCTGGATTCGCGAGCGCATCATGTCGCCGGACACCTGGTAG